In Candidatus Hydrogenedentota bacterium, the following proteins share a genomic window:
- a CDS encoding dihydroorotate dehydrogenase, whose translation MSANLQVNIGGLVMKNPVTVGSGTFGYGQEYDRYFDVARLGAVTVKSLSLKPRAGNRPPRLVETPAGMLNAIGLQNVGIEAYLRDKLPFLREKGCTIIGNIYGHNADEYAELAAILEREGGADAIEANLSCPNVHDARTSKGCKLVAQSPELIQMYTKTVKSATKLPVFIKLSPNVMDIVEPALAAEEAGADAVSLINTLLGMGINPETRRPILSNIVGGLSGPAIRPVAVKMVWDTAKTVRIPVIGMGGICTPGDAIQFILAGASAVAVGCGSFRRPDTAIQVIEGITDYCERHGVADVRELVGGMRVD comes from the coding sequence ATGAGCGCAAACTTGCAGGTAAACATCGGCGGCCTGGTCATGAAGAACCCCGTGACCGTCGGCTCGGGCACCTTCGGCTACGGCCAGGAATATGACCGGTATTTCGATGTCGCCCGGCTGGGCGCGGTCACCGTCAAAAGCCTCTCCCTGAAACCCCGCGCCGGGAACCGCCCCCCGCGACTGGTCGAGACTCCGGCGGGCATGCTCAACGCCATCGGACTCCAGAATGTCGGCATCGAGGCCTACCTGCGGGACAAGCTGCCCTTTCTCCGGGAGAAGGGGTGTACCATCATCGGCAACATCTACGGACACAACGCCGATGAATACGCCGAACTCGCCGCCATTCTGGAACGGGAGGGGGGCGCCGATGCCATCGAGGCCAATCTTTCCTGCCCAAACGTCCACGATGCGCGCACCAGCAAAGGCTGCAAACTGGTTGCGCAATCCCCTGAATTAATACAAATGTACACAAAAACCGTCAAGTCCGCCACAAAACTGCCGGTTTTCATCAAGCTTTCCCCCAATGTCATGGACATTGTTGAGCCCGCTCTGGCCGCCGAGGAGGCCGGTGCCGACGCCGTCTCGCTCATCAACACCCTGCTCGGCATGGGCATCAATCCCGAGACCCGCCGCCCCATCCTCAGCAACATCGTCGGCGGCCTCAGCGGCCCGGCCATCCGCCCCGTGGCCGTGAAAATGGTCTGGGACACGGCCAAGACCGTCCGCATCCCCGTCATCGGCATGGGCGGCATCTGCACCCCCGGCGACGCCATCCAGTTCATCCTTGCGGGCGCCTCCGCCGTCGCCGTCGGCTGCGGCTCCTTCCGCCGGCCCGACACCGCCATTCAGGTCATCGAGGGCATCACCGACTACTGCGAACGCCACGGCGTGGCCGATGTCCGCGAGCTTGTCGGCGGCATGCGGGTGGACTAA
- the pyrF gene encoding orotidine-5'-phosphate decarboxylase produces the protein MPDTDLIVVLDMDSRAEALETVRRCGRCRWFKIGSQLFTRCGPSIVQEVLDLGKEVMLDLKFHDIPNTVAHAARAGAELGAGLMTLHALGGRKMIDAARKAVEGTPARLLAVTILTSHSDAALRGELGLGETAAEAVPRLARQSLEAGAHGIVCSPLEIAAVRAAAGPDALVVTPGIRPAWAATDDQERIMTPREAAAAGASMIVVGRPILKHENPALAVDQILEEMNG, from the coding sequence ATGCCCGACACCGATCTGATTGTGGTCCTTGACATGGACTCCCGCGCGGAGGCCCTGGAAACGGTGCGCCGCTGCGGGCGCTGCCGCTGGTTCAAAATCGGATCGCAGCTCTTCACCCGCTGCGGCCCGTCTATTGTTCAGGAAGTGCTCGACCTCGGCAAAGAGGTCATGCTGGACCTGAAATTTCACGACATCCCGAACACGGTGGCCCACGCCGCGCGGGCGGGCGCGGAACTGGGCGCGGGGCTGATGACGCTGCACGCCCTGGGCGGGCGAAAAATGATCGACGCGGCCCGGAAGGCTGTCGAGGGCACCCCGGCCCGCCTGCTCGCGGTGACCATCCTCACGAGCCACAGCGATGCCGCCCTGCGCGGCGAGCTGGGCCTGGGCGAAACCGCCGCCGAGGCGGTGCCCCGGCTGGCCCGGCAGTCGCTGGAGGCGGGGGCGCACGGCATCGTGTGCTCGCCCCTGGAAATCGCGGCGGTGCGCGCCGCCGCGGGTCCGGATGCCCTGGTGGTGACGCCCGGCATCCGTCCGGCCTGGGCCGCCACGGACGACCAGGAGCGGATCATGACGCCGCGCGAGGCGGCGGCGGCGGGGGCCTCCATGATTGTCGTGGGCAGGCCCATTCTCAAGCATGAAAACCCGGCCCTGGCCGTGGACCAAATACTGGAGGAGATGAACGGATGA
- the disA gene encoding DNA integrity scanning protein DisA — MPKKIKTEEEALHEAIRMVAPGTPLREAIAYILQAGTGAMLCFGEPNRLARLSEGGVELNVEMRPQLLYELSKMDGSIILNEKGTRIYFANRFMKPNTRIPSEETGTRHRVAQRIASQAKCTVVTVSQRRASVTVFCHGRKYQMKTVQVQVNKAIQGIQTLERYVQTLQLALRELTMREMGDWVNLPDVCRVLQRAEMADRMFRREVYPAIEELGGEGRLFLLQTTELLKPLDEAKLVIKDYARERSADAVLERVHNLSDEDLLSFGMISQALGHGAGTRGFDQVLMPRGYRVLSMMSRFSDTIAKNLVERFGTLSALMRASKDQLVEVDGVGEVMAERLRTGLEWLRTQLNMDTRK, encoded by the coding sequence GTGCCGAAGAAGATTAAGACCGAGGAGGAGGCCCTGCACGAGGCCATCCGCATGGTCGCCCCAGGAACCCCCCTGCGCGAGGCCATCGCCTACATCCTGCAGGCGGGCACGGGCGCCATGCTCTGCTTCGGCGAGCCCAACCGGCTCGCCAGGCTGTCCGAGGGCGGCGTTGAACTAAATGTCGAGATGCGCCCGCAGCTTCTCTACGAGCTCAGCAAGATGGACGGCTCCATCATCCTCAATGAAAAGGGGACGCGCATCTATTTCGCCAACCGGTTCATGAAACCGAACACGCGCATCCCCTCCGAGGAGACCGGCACGCGCCACCGCGTGGCGCAGCGCATCGCCTCGCAGGCTAAATGCACCGTGGTCACCGTGTCCCAGCGCCGCGCCAGCGTCACCGTGTTCTGCCACGGGCGCAAGTACCAGATGAAGACGGTCCAAGTGCAGGTGAACAAGGCCATCCAGGGCATCCAGACCCTCGAGCGCTACGTGCAGACGCTGCAACTGGCGCTCAGGGAGCTCACCATGCGCGAGATGGGCGACTGGGTGAACCTGCCGGATGTCTGCCGCGTCCTCCAGCGCGCGGAAATGGCGGACCGCATGTTCCGCCGCGAGGTGTACCCCGCCATCGAGGAGCTCGGCGGCGAGGGGCGCCTCTTCCTGCTCCAGACCACGGAACTGCTGAAACCGCTGGACGAGGCGAAGCTGGTCATCAAGGATTATGCGCGGGAGCGCTCCGCCGACGCCGTGCTCGAGCGCGTCCACAACCTGAGCGACGAGGATCTGCTGAGTTTCGGCATGATCAGCCAGGCTCTCGGCCACGGCGCGGGCACGCGCGGCTTCGACCAGGTGCTCATGCCGCGCGGTTACCGCGTGCTGAGCATGATGAGCCGCTTCTCCGACACCATCGCCAAGAACCTGGTCGAGCGTTTCGGCACCCTCAGCGCCCTCATGCGCGCGTCAAAAGACCAGTTGGTCGAGGTGGACGGCGTGGGCGAGGTGATGGCCGAGCGGCTCCGCACCGGCCTCGAATGGCTCCGCACCCAGCTCAACATGGACACCAGGAAGTAG
- a CDS encoding dihydroorotate dehydrogenase electron transfer subunit, which yields MPHVTDCEILAHQEAAPGHYRLVLDAPAIAADALPGQFCMLEVRPGYHPFLRRPMSIERIFPGSVSILYKVEGEGTRLLSGLAPGQSINLQGPLGKPFPLPEGMERPILVAGGIGVAPFPGLAERLVRETGLTPEVVLAARNEHLLLCEREFAQMGCRITLATDDGSAGMRGFASDALGTLDPGPGDVVYSCGPMRMMRAVHDVCVELGVPCYASLEAEMACGDGVCMGCVVEAHAEIEAERMVRVCADGPVFDSRLINWSAY from the coding sequence ATGCCCCACGTGACTGACTGTGAAATCCTCGCCCACCAGGAGGCGGCCCCCGGTCATTACCGGCTCGTTCTGGACGCGCCCGCCATCGCGGCGGACGCCCTGCCGGGCCAGTTCTGCATGCTCGAGGTGCGCCCGGGCTACCACCCCTTCCTGCGGCGGCCCATGTCCATTGAGCGCATTTTTCCCGGGTCCGTCTCCATCCTGTACAAGGTCGAGGGCGAGGGCACCCGCCTGCTCTCCGGGCTGGCCCCGGGCCAGTCCATCAACCTGCAGGGACCCCTGGGAAAGCCCTTCCCCCTGCCGGAGGGCATGGAGCGCCCCATCCTCGTGGCGGGCGGCATCGGCGTGGCCCCCTTCCCCGGACTGGCCGAGCGCCTCGTCCGGGAGACGGGCCTCACCCCGGAGGTGGTCCTTGCGGCGCGGAACGAGCACCTGCTCCTGTGTGAACGGGAGTTCGCCCAGATGGGCTGCCGGATTACCCTCGCCACGGATGACGGCTCGGCCGGCATGCGCGGATTCGCCTCGGACGCCCTCGGCACCCTTGATCCCGGCCCCGGCGACGTGGTCTACAGTTGCGGGCCCATGCGCATGATGCGCGCCGTCCATGATGTCTGTGTGGAGCTGGGTGTGCCCTGTTACGCCTCCCTCGAGGCGGAGATGGCCTGCGGCGACGGGGTCTGCATGGGCTGCGTGGTCGAGGCCCATGCGGAAATCGAGGCGGAGCGCATGGTGCGGGTCTGCGCCGACGGCCCCGTGTTCGACTCGCGGCTGATCAACTGGTCCGCCTACTGA
- a CDS encoding DUF5011 domain-containing protein — protein MQWMNTRGRWVTAFAVLWAVFLGLSGGPGGQSAWAELMPVWTWMKGSPLFNRPGTHGTLGTPAEDNTPGAREKAVSWTDPSGALWLFGGSGYDGTRDRILLNDLWKYDPASGNWTWMKGTDSGLQPGTYSTLGTPNAINTPGVREGAVSWTDPSGALWLFGGYGWDVRGGAGWLNDLWKYDPASGNWTWIKGASVRNQRAVYGTPGIPAAANTPGARQDSVSWTDPSGALWLFGGLGYDGDQTGSLLNDLWKFDPVSGNWAWMKGSWGFYKPGTYGTLGTPETANTPGARQNSVSWTDPSGALWLFGGYGCDGTGDLSCLNDLWKYDPVSGNWTWMKGSWLRSQSGTYGILRTPEAANTPSPRFGPVSWTDPSGAFWLFGGYGYDGTRNYGNLSDLWKFDPVSGNWAWMSGPQTWNQSGTYDPTGTPEAGNTPGGRNGFVSWTDSSGGMWLFGGMFFSEPINFNLRNDLWRLSMLDRTLPVITLLGDASVTVECGDTYTDAGAEALDGVGRDLGEDIIVEGLPPAIPPAPGVWTVTYNVIDAAGYPAVEVSREVTVVDTTPPFITLAGSPEATVECGGIYTDAGATALDACDGDRTAD, from the coding sequence ATGCAATGGATGAATACACGCGGCAGATGGGTGACGGCTTTCGCCGTGCTATGGGCGGTGTTTTTGGGGTTGTCAGGCGGACCGGGGGGACAGTCCGCATGGGCGGAACTGATGCCCGTGTGGACCTGGATGAAGGGCTCCCCGTTGTTCAACCGGCCAGGAACCCATGGCACACTCGGAACGCCGGCGGAGGACAACACCCCCGGCGCGCGTGAAAAAGCTGTTTCCTGGACCGACCCCTCGGGCGCGTTGTGGCTCTTCGGCGGCAGCGGTTACGATGGTACCAGGGACCGCATCCTGTTGAACGACCTGTGGAAATACGACCCGGCATCGGGAAACTGGACTTGGATGAAAGGCACCGATTCAGGCCTCCAACCCGGAACTTACAGCACGCTCGGAACACCGAATGCGATCAACACCCCCGGTGTGCGCGAGGGTGCCGTATCCTGGACCGACCCCTCAGGCGCGCTGTGGCTTTTCGGCGGCTATGGCTGGGACGTGAGGGGAGGCGCGGGCTGGTTAAACGACCTGTGGAAGTACGACCCAGCATCGGGAAACTGGACCTGGATTAAGGGCGCCTCCGTGCGCAATCAGCGCGCGGTGTATGGCACTCCCGGAATCCCGGCGGCGGCCAACACCCCCGGCGCGCGCCAGGACTCAGTATCCTGGACCGACCCCTCGGGCGCGTTGTGGCTCTTCGGCGGCCTCGGCTACGATGGCGATCAGACTGGAAGCTTGCTTAACGACCTGTGGAAATTCGACCCAGTATCGGGAAACTGGGCATGGATGAAGGGCTCATGGGGTTTCTACAAGCCGGGCACCTATGGGACACTTGGGACCCCGGAAACGGCCAACACCCCCGGCGCGCGCCAGAACTCAGTATCCTGGACCGATCCCTCGGGCGCATTGTGGCTTTTCGGCGGCTATGGCTGCGATGGCACGGGAGACTTGAGCTGCCTAAACGACCTATGGAAATACGACCCGGTGTCGGGAAACTGGACATGGATGAAGGGCTCATGGCTGCGCAGCCAATCCGGCACTTACGGCATCCTCAGAACACCGGAAGCGGCCAACACCCCGAGCCCGCGCTTTGGCCCAGTTTCCTGGACCGACCCCTCGGGCGCTTTCTGGCTCTTCGGCGGCTATGGTTATGATGGCACGAGGAACTATGGCAACTTGAGCGACCTGTGGAAATTCGATCCGGTGTCGGGCAATTGGGCCTGGATGAGTGGTCCCCAGACTTGGAATCAATCCGGCACCTACGACCCAACCGGAACGCCGGAGGCGGGCAACACCCCGGGCGGCCGGAATGGCTTTGTGTCCTGGACCGACTCCTCGGGGGGGATGTGGCTCTTCGGAGGCATGTTCTTTAGTGAACCAATAAATTTCAACCTGCGCAACGACCTGTGGCGTCTGAGCATGCTGGACAGAACCCTGCCGGTCATTACCCTGCTCGGGGACGCTTCCGTGACTGTCGAGTGTGGTGACACATACACCGACGCGGGGGCAGAAGCGCTTGACGGTGTGGGCAGGGACCTTGGTGAAGACATCATTGTGGAGGGACTGCCCCCGGCAATCCCGCCGGCGCCCGGCGTGTGGACTGTCACCTACAATGTAATTGACGCGGCGGGTTACCCCGCCGTCGAGGTGTCCCGGGAAGTCACTGTGGTGGACACAACCCCGCCTTTCATCACGCTTGCCGGTTCGCCCGAGGCCACCGTCGAGTGCGGCGGCATCTACACCGATGCGGGCGCCACGGCGCTTGACGCATGCGACGGCGACCGAACCGCGGACA
- a CDS encoding orotate phosphoribosyltransferase translates to MKPEEVIQAFRDTGALLEGHFIYTSGRHGRKFLQAARVLQHPAQTGRLCAAMAEKFRDDGIELVVGPATGGIILAHETAKHLGCRCAYSEKDGDGGMAVKRGFAVKPGTRVLVVEDIVTTGGSVKKTIEHLRARGAVVAGVSVLIDRSGGEASFDCPYRPLAELPMESFAPDQIPEDLKALPLVEPDDIVL, encoded by the coding sequence ATGAAACCGGAAGAGGTGATTCAGGCGTTCCGCGACACGGGCGCGCTGCTTGAGGGGCATTTCATTTACACCAGCGGGCGGCACGGCCGGAAATTTCTCCAGGCCGCGCGGGTCCTCCAGCATCCCGCGCAGACCGGGCGGCTCTGCGCCGCCATGGCGGAAAAGTTCCGGGACGACGGCATCGAACTGGTCGTGGGGCCGGCCACAGGCGGCATCATCCTGGCGCATGAGACGGCAAAACACCTCGGCTGCCGCTGCGCCTATTCCGAGAAGGACGGCGACGGCGGCATGGCCGTGAAGCGCGGCTTCGCCGTGAAACCCGGCACGCGCGTGCTGGTGGTCGAGGACATCGTGACCACCGGCGGCTCGGTGAAGAAGACCATCGAGCACCTGCGCGCGCGCGGCGCCGTGGTGGCCGGAGTTTCCGTGCTGATAGACCGCAGCGGCGGCGAGGCGTCCTTCGACTGCCCCTACCGGCCCCTGGCAGAACTGCCCATGGAGAGCTTCGCGCCCGACCAGATACCGGAGGACCTGAAGGCCCTGCCCCTGGTCGAGCCGGACGACATCGTCCTGTGA
- a CDS encoding DUF5011 domain-containing protein, with amino-acid sequence NNAVQVSREVTVTDTTPPIITLAGSPEITVECGAIYTDAGATALDACDGDRTADIVTVNPVNTTLPGAYTITYNVADGHGNNAVQVSREVTVTDTTPPIITLAGSPEITVECGAIYTDAGATALDACGGDLSSQIVVTGNVNSSAPGTYTLVYSLPDAAGNTAVPLTRTVQVTAGEACRPAPTVEEALEALAASFDEADTENDSRLSFSEAQAVLPGLTKEVFDLIDTDGDGYLSRAELGLEDGDGGCGCAKSLLTPEGLKKRLGDLFLAGLVLSLLAIWGRRRN; translated from the coding sequence AAACAACGCCGTCCAGGTCTCCCGCGAGGTGACTGTCACGGACACCACGCCACCGATCATCACGCTTGCCGGTTCACCCGAAATCACCGTAGAGTGCGGCGCGATCTACACCGACGCGGGCGCCACGGCGCTTGACGCATGCGACGGCGACCGAACCGCGGACATTGTCACCGTGAACCCCGTCAACACGACGCTGCCCGGCGCATACACCATCACCTACAACGTGGCGGACGGCCATGGAAACAACGCCGTCCAGGTCTCCCGCGAGGTGACTGTCACGGACACCACGCCACCGATCATCACGCTTGCCGGTTCACCCGAAATCACCGTAGAGTGCGGCGCGATCTACACCGACGCGGGCGCCACGGCGCTTGACGCATGCGGGGGTGATTTGTCCAGCCAGATTGTAGTGACTGGAAATGTGAACTCCTCGGCACCTGGAACGTATACCCTGGTGTATTCCCTGCCGGATGCGGCCGGCAACACGGCGGTTCCGCTGACCCGCACCGTGCAGGTGACTGCGGGGGAAGCCTGCCGTCCCGCGCCCACTGTGGAGGAGGCTCTGGAGGCGCTTGCCGCTTCCTTTGACGAGGCGGACACCGAAAATGACAGCCGACTGAGTTTCTCCGAGGCCCAAGCGGTTCTGCCCGGCCTGACAAAAGAAGTTTTTGATTTAATTGACACCGACGGGGACGGATATCTGAGCCGTGCCGAACTCGGCCTGGAAGATGGGGACGGTGGTTGTGGCTGCGCCAAATCCCTTCTCACCCCCGAAGGCCTTAAAAAACGACTGGGTGACCTGTTTCTGGCGGGACTCGTCCTGAGCCTGTTGGCTATCTGGGGCAGACGAAGGAACTAA
- a CDS encoding phosphodiester glycosidase family protein: MFSRTLLMLTLLAKACVCAHSGEPGALEAPGVSFETKVFKDVPHWVVRVRLDEAPLRLHWKDEKGRPLNNFLCLRDWLGEQGKSLVFATNAGIYARDNTPLGLHVEEGVEMEPLNRKTGGGNFFLKPNGVFFVNPDGTGGVLETEEYAAKAPSPRIAVQSGPLLLRDGAIHPRFIPDSDSLYARNGVGMRSEREAVFVLTRRAVNFNDFALFFRDELGCRDALYLDGALSDMYAPALGSQSPGFAYVGMLAVAVPKAPAPAEAP, translated from the coding sequence ATGTTTTCCCGAACGCTGCTCATGCTCACCCTTTTGGCGAAGGCATGCGTGTGCGCGCATTCCGGAGAACCGGGGGCGTTGGAGGCGCCGGGAGTGTCCTTTGAAACCAAAGTTTTCAAGGATGTCCCCCATTGGGTGGTCCGGGTCCGGCTGGATGAGGCGCCCCTGCGCCTGCACTGGAAGGATGAGAAGGGCCGGCCGCTGAATAATTTCCTATGTCTCCGCGACTGGCTGGGCGAACAGGGCAAAAGCCTGGTTTTCGCCACCAATGCGGGCATCTACGCCCGGGACAACACACCCCTCGGCCTGCATGTGGAGGAGGGCGTGGAAATGGAGCCGCTCAACCGGAAAACGGGCGGGGGCAACTTCTTTCTCAAGCCGAACGGGGTCTTTTTCGTGAATCCGGACGGCACCGGCGGCGTGCTGGAGACGGAGGAATACGCCGCAAAGGCCCCGTCCCCGCGCATCGCCGTGCAGTCCGGCCCCCTGCTGCTGCGCGACGGCGCCATACACCCCCGCTTCATCCCCGACTCCGACAGCCTCTATGCCCGCAACGGGGTCGGCATGCGCTCGGAACGGGAGGCGGTCTTCGTGCTCACACGGCGCGCCGTGAACTTCAACGATTTTGCCCTGTTTTTCCGCGATGAGCTGGGCTGCCGGGATGCGCTGTACCTTGACGGTGCCCTGTCCGACATGTACGCCCCCGCCCTGGGAAGCCAAAGTCCCGGTTTCGCCTATGTGGGCATGCTCGCCGTGGCCGTTCCCAAGGCCCCCGCCCCGGCGGAGGCCCCCTGA
- the radA gene encoding DNA repair protein RadA, producing MAKAKTRFVCEECGAAHPRWMGKCPDCGAWNTLTEELVAEEGEHLRPALASGTGPVPITDGSHVPPARMGAGLAEFDRVMGGGVVAGSLTLVGGDPGIGKSTLMLQISRHVAEHAGKVLYVSGEESFSQARLRADRLGALHDRLHLLTETLVSAAAGHIEKGGWSLVVVDSIQSMYSSQLAAVPGSMGQVRECANEFMRLAKSRGVPVMLVGHVTKDGAIAGPRLLEHLVDTVLYFEGEGRQSLRILRAVKNRFGSTNEIGVFEMRDAGLAEVPNPSALFLNERPAGVSGSVVLPGMEGTRPLLVEVQALAGEPHAGSPKRAVSGVNPGRVSLLLAVLEKRAGMRLSDRDVFVNVAGGVRLDEPAADLAVALALASSALERPLRGGLAVFGEVGLAGEVRAVDAAGRRLAEAAKFGFEGCILPAGCAAEFPAGMRAMPVTRLSEAIRFGLEA from the coding sequence ATGGCCAAAGCCAAAACCCGGTTCGTCTGCGAGGAGTGCGGCGCGGCCCATCCGCGGTGGATGGGCAAGTGCCCGGACTGCGGCGCGTGGAACACGCTCACGGAGGAACTGGTCGCCGAGGAGGGGGAGCACCTCCGCCCGGCCCTGGCCTCCGGGACAGGCCCCGTCCCCATCACGGACGGCTCCCACGTCCCCCCGGCCCGCATGGGCGCGGGTCTGGCCGAGTTTGACCGGGTGATGGGCGGCGGGGTTGTGGCGGGCTCCCTCACCCTGGTGGGCGGCGACCCCGGCATCGGCAAGTCCACCCTGATGCTCCAGATTTCCCGGCATGTCGCGGAGCACGCCGGAAAGGTGCTGTACGTGAGCGGCGAGGAGTCCTTCAGCCAGGCCCGGCTCCGGGCGGACCGCCTGGGCGCGCTCCATGACCGGCTCCACCTGCTCACGGAGACCCTGGTTTCCGCCGCGGCCGGGCACATCGAAAAGGGCGGCTGGTCCCTGGTGGTGGTGGACTCGATCCAGTCCATGTACTCGTCGCAGCTCGCCGCCGTGCCCGGCAGCATGGGCCAGGTGCGCGAGTGCGCGAACGAGTTCATGCGGCTGGCCAAGTCGCGCGGCGTCCCCGTGATGCTGGTGGGCCATGTGACCAAGGACGGCGCCATCGCCGGGCCGCGCCTCTTGGAACATTTGGTGGACACTGTTTTATACTTCGAGGGCGAGGGCCGCCAGTCGCTGCGGATTCTGCGCGCCGTGAAGAACCGTTTCGGGTCCACCAACGAAATCGGCGTGTTCGAGATGCGGGACGCGGGCCTCGCGGAGGTGCCCAACCCGAGCGCGCTGTTCCTGAACGAGCGGCCCGCCGGGGTGAGCGGCTCCGTGGTGCTGCCCGGCATGGAGGGCACGCGCCCCCTGCTCGTCGAGGTGCAGGCCCTGGCCGGAGAACCCCACGCGGGCTCGCCCAAGCGGGCCGTGTCCGGGGTGAACCCGGGCCGGGTCTCGCTGCTGCTGGCGGTGCTGGAGAAGCGCGCAGGAATGCGGCTCTCCGACCGGGACGTTTTTGTGAATGTCGCCGGCGGCGTGCGGCTCGACGAGCCCGCCGCCGACCTCGCCGTGGCCCTGGCCCTGGCGTCCAGCGCGCTGGAGCGGCCCCTTCGCGGCGGTCTGGCCGTGTTCGGCGAGGTGGGCCTGGCCGGGGAGGTCCGGGCCGTGGACGCCGCCGGGCGGCGCCTGGCGGAGGCGGCGAAGTTCGGGTTTGAAGGGTGCATCCTCCCGGCGGGGTGCGCGGCGGAGTTTCCCGCGGGCATGCGCGCCATGCCCGTGACACGGCTTTCCGAGGCCATAAGATTTGGACTGGAGGCGTGA